The genomic region CTCACTGGTGGAGGTCACGAAAGCCGTCAGATTCCCCTCATGGCTGTCGATCCCGATCACTCCCCCCGGCTTATAGGGGATGGGGTCAGAGAAGGGCACGTCCAATCGCGTAACTTCTACCCTCTTATAAAATCTGTCGGGGCATGCCACAATAGATGGGAGCTGGGAACTCCGAGGACCTGTTGAGCGTCTTTCACTCGAGCGACCATATCCATGCGCCAACCCTGAAGGAGCAGGACCAATGAAACCGACAAATGGGATCGCCTGGCTTGGCATCGCCGGGCTGCTCCTGGCCTGTCAGGCCGGGGGGACGCCGAGCCCGACGCCCACGCCGGCTCCGCCGCTGCAGGCGCCGACGGCCACGCCCACCGCGATGCTCACCCCCACCTCCGCCCCGCCGCTCCGGCCCCTGGCGGTGGTGCGAGTTCAACCGACCGATCGGCTTCACGTGCGCACCGGACCGGGTCCGGATCAGCCGATCCTGGCCGAGCTGCTCCCGGACGCGACCGGGCTGCTGCCCACGGGACGGGAGCAGACCGTTCAGGGCGCCCGCTGGGTGGAGGTCCGGCTGCCGGACGGGCGGATCGGATGGGTGAACGCGTCTTTCTTGACGGAGGAAGTTTCCCCCCAGGCCTTCTGCGCGGATCCGCAGGTCCAGGCGCTGATCGACCGCCTGGAGGCCGCGATCCGAGGGCGGGACGGTCCGGCGCTGGCCGCGCTGATCAGCCCGGTCCACGGCTTGCATCTCCACGTCAACCGCCTCAGCGACGCGGTCCGGATCCGTCCGGAGCAGGCGATCACCCTGTTCACAGACGAGACGCCGGTGCATTGGGGTGTTCACCCGGCCAGCGCCATGGAGATCGTCGGCCCCTTCCGCCAGGCCGTGCTGCCGGATCTGCTGGACGTGATCGATCGCCCCCACGAGCGGCACTGCGGCCTGCTGGTGCCGCCGGTGACCTATCAGCCCGCGTGGCCGGAGGCCTACCGGGCCTTCAACTTCTACAGCCTGCACCGGCCGGGGACGCCGGGCAATGAGCTGGACTGGCGGACCTGGGTGGTGGGGATCGCGTATGTGGACGGCCGGCCTTACGTGGCGGTGCTGATGCAGTTCTTCTGGGAGCCGTGAAAAGATCCCCCCACCTTCTTCCCTTAGCGATCCTCCTCGGTGTAATAGGCGAGCCCCAGCACGCCTGGCCCGGCGTAAAGGCCCATCACAGGGGAGAAGGCGGTGAGGTAACACTCCCGGCAGTCGAAGCGGGCGAGGAGCTGCTGCCGCAGGGCTTCCGCCTCCTCCAGGGCCGCTGCATGGAAAACCGCCGCGTGCACCGGCCGATCCCCTACGTCGCGCGCCATGCGTTCGATCATCTCCTCGATGGCCCGACGCCGGGTACGCACTTTCGACAGCACCTCGATGCGGCCGTTCTGCATGGTGAGGATCGGCTTGATCTGCAACACGTCCACGGCCAGGGCCGCGAGGGCCGGCGCCCGCCCGCTGCGGATGAGATAGGTCACCGTCTCCAGGACCGCAAAGAAGCGAAGGCGGGGGCGAAGGGCCTCCACCCGAGCGACGATCTCGTCCAGAGATGCTCCCCGCTCCGCAGCCCGGGCCGCCTCCAGGACGAGGAAGCCCTGGGCCATAGTGGCCGCTTGGCTGTCGATCACCCGGATGGGCACCTCGGGGACCATTTGAGCGGCCAGCAGGGCCGCGTTATAGGTGCCGGTCATCGCCGCCGAAACGTGGATAGAGACGATCCCGTCCGCTTGCCGAGCCAGCTCCCGATAAGTCTCCAGAAAATCCCCGATGGACGGCTGGGAGGAAGTTGGCATGATGCCGGCGCGCTGCCAGGCATAGACCTCCTCCGCCGTCACGTCAATGCCGTCCCGGAAGACCCGCTCGCCCAGGAGGATCCGCACAGGGACGATGCGGATCCCATAGGCCTCGACCAGCTCCGGGGGCAGACACGCCACGCTATCCGTGACCACCGCGATCCTCGCCATGGCTCTCCCTCGGAGAAGGGATCGGGCAGGACTGCGCTCCCGCGCCTCGAAGCGTCCGGCGTGTGAGGATCCCCAGGGCCTGTAGAGACCGGAGGGAGAAGGGTTATGGCCGGCCCGGGTGGCGGAACATCCAGGCCTCCCAGGAAGCAACATCCCGGTCCAGCCAGAGGCGTCGCCAGAGCACCCGCCGCCGCTCCGCAGGGTCCGCCGGAAGCGGCTCCCGATTGGCCTCCAGGCGTTTGACTACGGTGATCCCCAGCATGCCCAGCGCCCCCGCGACGACCTCCGACGGCCCGTTGAGGAGGAGGACGAAGCCCGGCAGGGCCGCGATGGCCAGGAGGGCCGTCACCGCGGTCAGACGCAGCCCTCGCCCGACGGCGAGGCCTCCCAGGATCCACAGCGCCCCGGGAGGGAACAGCACCCCCAGCCACCCGAGGAAGGGCCCGATGCCCCGACCGCCGTGGAAGCCCAGGAAGAGCGGCCAGTTATGACCCAGCACAGCGGCCAAGCCGGCGGCCACCGCCACGCCCCGGGGACGTCCCAGGCTCATGGCCAGGAGAGCCGGCGCGGCTCCCTTCAGGACATCCAGGAGGCCGACCGGGAGAAGGGCCCAGCGGGACACGTGGTAATACACCATGGTCGCGCTGATCGTGCGGCTGCCCCACTGCCGCAGATCCACCCTCCGCAGGAGGCGGCCGGCAAGGTAAGCGGTGGGAATGGAGCCCAGAAGATAACCCAGCAGGATAAGTCCGAAATCCTCCATCGCTCCCTCCGCCCGGGAAACCGCTTCGAGGCGCTGAAGGAGCCACCTCTTTTCAGCATACCCCGGATCACGCGAACTTTCCAGAGCCCCTGCCGGGATTTCCCGCCATCCCCAGAACGGGCGAAAATGAAGCCGGACGGGGCCGGAGAAAGGCGCATCACCCCTTCACCACACAATGGAAGGAGGATTGGATGAGGGGAATCGGAGCTTGCGGGCGGATCGGGTTGTTGCTGATCCTCGGGTTCGGATGCCGGCCATCGCCCGTGCCGGCCTCCCCAACTCCAGCAGGCCAGCCCTCCCCTGTGCCGGTCTTACCCACCGCCGCTCCTGTCCCTGCGACACCGGAGGAGAAGATCCGTGAGCTCCGGCTCCGCAGCCCGGCCTTCGCGGATGGGGATCCGATTCCCGTGGCGTATACATGCACCGGAGCGGATCGCTCGCCTCCTCTGCGCTGGGACGCGCCCCCGCCGGGAACCCGCAGTCTGGCGCTGATCATGGACGATCCGGATGCGCCGGGAGGACGGTTCATCCATTGGGTGCTGTATCAGATCCCGCCCGACCGCACGGAGCTCCCGGAGGGCGTGCCGGCGGAGCCTGCGGTGGAAGGTATCGGGTTCCAGGGGCGGAACGACTTCGGGCGTATCGGATACGGAGGCCCATGCCCGCCGCCGGGCCCGGCCCACCGCTATCGGTTCACGCTCTACGCCCTGGACATCTCCCTGGATCTTCCGCCCGGCGCCGACGCCGCAGCGGTGGAGCAGGCCATCCAGGGCCACATCCGGGGGATCGGGCGACTGGTTGGGCGCTACGGGCGATGAGCCACGTCCACCGGGACGGTTATCCTCCCCCGGTCGCCGAAAGCAGCGCCACTACGCGATCGAGGATCGCCTCCGCGACGGCGGCTTTGCTCATCAGCGGGAGCGGCTCGATGCGGCCCCGGGCGTCGATGAGGGTGACCCGATTGGTGTCCACCGCGAACCCGGCCCCGGGCTCCGTCACATCGTTGGCGACGATGAGGTCCAGCCCCTTCGCTTGAAGCTTCGCCTGGGCGTTCTCCAGAAGGTCGCGGGTTTCCGCAGCGAACCCTACGATCACATGGGGTTTGCCGGCGGAGGCGCGGCGGGCGGCCACGCCCGCGAGGATGTCCACCGTCGGGATGAGCTCCAGGGTGAGCCCTTCCCCCCGCTTGATTTTAAAAGGCCGGCTTTGGGCGGGGCGGTAATCCGCCACCGCGGCGGCCATCAAGAGGACATCGGCGGCCTCGGCTTCCCGCCAGACCGCCTCCGCCATCTCCGCGGCGGTCCCCACATCGATGCGGCGGGCCCCGATAGGGGTCTCCAGGGCAACCGGTCCGGCGATCAGCACCACTTCCGCGCCGCGGTCCAGGGCGGCCTGGGCCAGGGCGAAGCCTTGCTTCCCTGAGGATCGGTTCCCGATGAAGCGAACGGGATCGATGGGCTCATAGGTGGGGCCGGCGGTGACCACCACCCGGCGGCCGGCCAGCGGGCCGTTCCGCCCCAGCGCCCGGCGGATGTGTCCCAGGATCTCTGCGGGCTCCACCATCCGTCCCCACCCCTCCAGGCCGGAAGCCATGCGGCCATAGGCGGGGCCGATGATCTCCACTCCCCGGGCCCGGAGCCGCGCCACGTTCTCCTGGGTCGCCGGATGGGACCACATCCCCCCGTCCATCGCAGGAGCGACCAAGATCGACGCCCGGGCCGCCAAGCACAACGTGCTGAGCAGATCATCCGCCAGGCCATGGGCCATCTTGGCCAGGAAATCCGCCGTGGCCGGGGCGATCACCACCAGATCCGCGGCCTCGCCCAAGGCGATATGGGGCAACGCGGTTTCCGGGGTGGGTGTCCAGAGATCCGTGTACACCGGCCGGCCCGTGAGGGCCTGGAAGGTGAGCGGGGCGATGAAGCGCGTGGCGGCAGCGGTCATCACCACGTCCACCCGGGCGCCGGCCTGGGTCAGCTTGCTGGCCAGGTCCGCCGCCTTATACGCGGCGATCCCCCCCGTGATCCCCAGGACGATCCGTCGATCTTTCAAGACTGGGATCGGTTCCATCCATTGCGCTCCGT from Thermoflexus hugenholtzii JAD2 harbors:
- a CDS encoding SH3 domain-containing protein, encoding MKPTNGIAWLGIAGLLLACQAGGTPSPTPTPAPPLQAPTATPTAMLTPTSAPPLRPLAVVRVQPTDRLHVRTGPGPDQPILAELLPDATGLLPTGREQTVQGARWVEVRLPDGRIGWVNASFLTEEVSPQAFCADPQVQALIDRLEAAIRGRDGPALAALISPVHGLHLHVNRLSDAVRIRPEQAITLFTDETPVHWGVHPASAMEIVGPFRQAVLPDLLDVIDRPHERHCGLLVPPVTYQPAWPEAYRAFNFYSLHRPGTPGNELDWRTWVVGIAYVDGRPYVAVLMQFFWEP
- a CDS encoding glycerol-3-phosphate acyltransferase, whose product is MEDFGLILLGYLLGSIPTAYLAGRLLRRVDLRQWGSRTISATMVYYHVSRWALLPVGLLDVLKGAAPALLAMSLGRPRGVAVAAGLAAVLGHNWPLFLGFHGGRGIGPFLGWLGVLFPPGALWILGGLAVGRGLRLTAVTALLAIAALPGFVLLLNGPSEVVAGALGMLGITVVKRLEANREPLPADPAERRRVLWRRLWLDRDVASWEAWMFRHPGRP
- a CDS encoding DegV family protein produces the protein MARIAVVTDSVACLPPELVEAYGIRIVPVRILLGERVFRDGIDVTAEEVYAWQRAGIMPTSSQPSIGDFLETYRELARQADGIVSIHVSAAMTGTYNAALLAAQMVPEVPIRVIDSQAATMAQGFLVLEAARAAERGASLDEIVARVEALRPRLRFFAVLETVTYLIRSGRAPALAALAVDVLQIKPILTMQNGRIEVLSKVRTRRRAIEEMIERMARDVGDRPVHAAVFHAAALEEAEALRQQLLARFDCRECYLTAFSPVMGLYAGPGVLGLAYYTEEDR
- the coaBC gene encoding bifunctional phosphopantothenoylcysteine decarboxylase/phosphopantothenate--cysteine ligase CoaBC, translated to MEPIPVLKDRRIVLGITGGIAAYKAADLASKLTQAGARVDVVMTAAATRFIAPLTFQALTGRPVYTDLWTPTPETALPHIALGEAADLVVIAPATADFLAKMAHGLADDLLSTLCLAARASILVAPAMDGGMWSHPATQENVARLRARGVEIIGPAYGRMASGLEGWGRMVEPAEILGHIRRALGRNGPLAGRRVVVTAGPTYEPIDPVRFIGNRSSGKQGFALAQAALDRGAEVVLIAGPVALETPIGARRIDVGTAAEMAEAVWREAEAADVLLMAAAVADYRPAQSRPFKIKRGEGLTLELIPTVDILAGVAARRASAGKPHVIVGFAAETRDLLENAQAKLQAKGLDLIVANDVTEPGAGFAVDTNRVTLIDARGRIEPLPLMSKAAVAEAILDRVVALLSATGGG
- a CDS encoding YbhB/YbcL family Raf kinase inhibitor-like protein — translated: MRGIGACGRIGLLLILGFGCRPSPVPASPTPAGQPSPVPVLPTAAPVPATPEEKIRELRLRSPAFADGDPIPVAYTCTGADRSPPLRWDAPPPGTRSLALIMDDPDAPGGRFIHWVLYQIPPDRTELPEGVPAEPAVEGIGFQGRNDFGRIGYGGPCPPPGPAHRYRFTLYALDISLDLPPGADAAAVEQAIQGHIRGIGRLVGRYGR